The proteins below come from a single Nostoc sp. KVJ3 genomic window:
- a CDS encoding NAD(P)H-quinone oxidoreductase subunit 5 encodes MEVIYQYAWLIPVFPLFGAMLVGLGLISLNQVTNRLRQLNAVVIISMMAAAMVLSFALLWSQIQGHAPYLRTFEWAAAGNFHLSMGYTIDHLTALMLVIVTTVACLVMVYTDGYMAHDPSYVRFYAYLSLFGSSMLGLVVSPNLVQVYIFWELVGMCSYLLVGFWFDRKSAADAAQKAFVTNRVGDFGLLLGILGLFWATGSFDFNIMGDRLAQLVQSGSISNFLAVLLAILVFLGPVAKSAQFPLHVWLPDAMEGPTPISALIHAATMVAAGVFLIARMYPVFEHVPVAMNVIAFTGAFTAFLGATIAITQNDIKKGLAYSTISQLGYMVMAMGIGSYSAGLFHLMTHAYFKAMLFLGSGSVIHGMEGVVGHDPALAQDMRLMGGLRKYMPVTSITFLIGCLAISGIPPFAGFWSKDEILGKAFEANPFLWMIGWLTAGITAFYMFRMYFMTFEGKFRGTDEKIKQKLKSAAATIVLELESAEPAPNFGPGAMKKGELAATSDHHDSHDSHGHHSDSPHESPWTMTLPLALLAVPSILIGLVGTPYANYFEEFIFPPSETLSEVIEKAAEFNPTEFYIMAGASVGISLIAITLASLMYLRRKIDPAAIAAQIKPLYELSLNKWYFDDIYHRVFVLGLRRLARQVMEVDFRVVDGAVNLTGFFTLVSGEGLKYLENGRAQFYALIVFGAVLGLVIVFGVT; translated from the coding sequence ATGGAAGTAATCTATCAGTATGCCTGGCTGATTCCGGTGTTCCCTCTTTTTGGGGCAATGCTGGTCGGTCTAGGGTTAATCTCGTTGAATCAGGTGACAAACCGCCTCCGGCAGCTGAACGCTGTGGTGATTATCTCTATGATGGCAGCAGCTATGGTGCTGTCGTTTGCCTTGCTCTGGAGTCAAATTCAAGGACACGCGCCTTATCTTCGCACCTTTGAGTGGGCAGCAGCAGGTAATTTTCACCTGAGCATGGGCTACACTATCGACCACCTGACAGCCCTAATGCTGGTGATTGTCACAACGGTAGCTTGCTTAGTCATGGTTTACACCGATGGCTACATGGCTCACGATCCCAGTTACGTGAGGTTTTACGCCTATCTCAGTTTGTTTGGCTCCTCAATGTTAGGTCTGGTGGTCAGCCCCAACCTAGTACAGGTTTATATATTCTGGGAACTGGTGGGAATGTGTTCCTACTTGCTGGTTGGCTTTTGGTTCGATCGCAAGTCAGCAGCAGATGCCGCCCAAAAAGCATTTGTGACTAACCGCGTGGGCGACTTTGGTTTGTTACTCGGCATTTTGGGGCTATTCTGGGCAACAGGAAGCTTTGATTTTAATATCATGGGCGATCGCCTCGCTCAACTCGTGCAATCAGGTTCGATCAGCAATTTTCTCGCTGTCCTGTTGGCGATTTTAGTTTTCTTAGGCCCAGTGGCGAAATCAGCCCAATTCCCCCTCCACGTCTGGCTACCAGATGCAATGGAAGGCCCCACGCCCATTTCTGCCTTGATTCACGCAGCAACAATGGTGGCGGCTGGTGTTTTCCTCATTGCCCGGATGTACCCAGTATTTGAACACGTTCCAGTTGCAATGAACGTCATTGCCTTTACTGGGGCGTTTACGGCGTTTTTGGGGGCAACCATTGCCATTACCCAAAACGACATCAAAAAGGGCTTGGCTTATTCCACCATTTCCCAACTTGGTTACATGGTGATGGCGATGGGCATAGGTTCCTACAGTGCTGGACTATTCCACCTCATGACCCACGCCTATTTCAAGGCGATGCTGTTCTTGGGTTCAGGTTCAGTAATTCATGGTATGGAAGGTGTCGTTGGACACGACCCCGCCTTAGCTCAAGATATGCGCTTGATGGGTGGACTGCGGAAGTATATGCCCGTCACCTCAATTACTTTCTTGATTGGTTGCTTGGCAATTTCTGGGATTCCGCCCTTTGCTGGTTTCTGGTCAAAAGATGAAATTTTGGGGAAGGCTTTTGAGGCTAACCCATTTCTTTGGATGATTGGCTGGCTAACTGCCGGGATTACTGCTTTCTACATGTTTAGAATGTATTTTATGACATTTGAAGGCAAATTCCGGGGTACTGACGAAAAAATCAAGCAAAAACTCAAGAGTGCTGCGGCGACAATTGTCCTGGAATTAGAGTCAGCAGAACCAGCCCCGAATTTTGGGCCTGGGGCGATGAAGAAAGGAGAATTGGCGGCAACTAGTGATCATCATGATTCCCATGACTCCCACGGGCATCACAGCGACTCCCCCCACGAATCGCCGTGGACGATGACCCTACCCTTGGCACTGCTAGCAGTGCCTTCGATTTTGATTGGTTTGGTGGGAACTCCCTACGCCAATTATTTTGAAGAGTTTATCTTTCCTCCTAGCGAAACCCTTTCCGAAGTTATAGAAAAGGCTGCCGAGTTCAATCCGACGGAATTCTACATCATGGCGGGGGCTTCAGTCGGAATTTCTTTAATTGCGATTACCCTGGCTTCACTGATGTATTTGCGCCGGAAAATTGACCCGGCTGCGATCGCTGCTCAAATCAAACCACTTTACGAGTTATCCCTCAACAAGTGGTACTTTGATGACATTTACCATCGGGTTTTTGTCCTCGGCTTGCGTCGCCTAGCTAGACAAGTTATGGAAGTTGACTTCCGCGTTGTCGATGGTGCTGTTAACCTCACAGGCTTTTTCACCCTTGTTAGCGGTGAAGGTCTGAAGTACCTAGAAAACGGTCGCGCTCAATTCTATGCCTTGATTGTATTTGGGGCGGTTTTGGGCTTAGTGATTGTCTTTGGTGTTACCTAA
- a CDS encoding thioredoxin family protein, which translates to MVLSVSEQTFTQEVLESPIPVLVNFEAPWCGLCRIIHPLLLQFQAQCGDEIKLVGVNADQNFKLSTTYRLKSLPTLLLIENGTVRHRLECFRSREDLRLALEEIKASYSNYPKIYKSSKTVDLECRLA; encoded by the coding sequence ATGGTGTTGTCGGTTAGTGAACAGACATTTACTCAAGAAGTTTTAGAATCTCCTATTCCTGTTTTAGTTAACTTTGAAGCACCTTGGTGTGGACTGTGTCGGATTATCCACCCACTGTTGTTGCAATTTCAAGCCCAATGTGGGGACGAAATTAAATTAGTTGGGGTTAACGCCGATCAAAATTTTAAATTGTCTACTACTTATAGGCTAAAATCACTGCCAACTCTACTATTGATTGAAAATGGCACTGTTCGTCATCGCTTGGAATGCTTTCGCAGCAGAGAAGACTTACGTCTGGCTTTAGAAGAGATTAAAGCTAGCTACAGCAATTACCCGAAAATCTACAAGAGTTCAAAAACAGTGGACTTAGAGTGTCGATTAGCTTGA
- a CDS encoding NnrU family protein, whose translation MLPISWLTPSHFVILGLQIVFAIAHSGGAALRPWAEKYIGPRLYRIFFALVSLPLAVILIIYFFGHRYDGLQLWQVQGVPGVREFVWLLSAISFLFLYPATFNLLEIAAIQKPQVHLYETGIIRITRHPQMVGQIIWCVAHTLWLGTTFTLVTSIGLVLHHLFGVWHGDRRLSDRYGEAFESAKQRTSIIPFKAIIDGRQSILWQEFLRPAYLGVAIFIALLWWSHPLLMEVTGRITW comes from the coding sequence ATGCTGCCGATTTCTTGGTTGACACCCAGTCATTTTGTCATACTGGGGTTACAAATAGTTTTTGCGATCGCTCACAGTGGAGGCGCTGCTTTGCGTCCTTGGGCAGAGAAGTATATTGGCCCAAGGCTTTATCGCATTTTTTTTGCATTAGTCAGCCTACCGTTGGCTGTGATCTTAATTATTTACTTTTTTGGGCACCGCTATGATGGTTTGCAACTTTGGCAGGTACAAGGAGTGCCAGGAGTACGAGAGTTTGTTTGGCTGCTGTCAGCGATCTCGTTTTTGTTTTTATATCCTGCTACCTTCAATCTACTAGAAATTGCTGCCATTCAAAAGCCCCAAGTTCATCTCTACGAAACCGGAATTATTCGGATTACCCGTCATCCCCAGATGGTGGGACAAATAATTTGGTGTGTTGCTCATACTCTCTGGTTGGGGACTACCTTTACCCTAGTGACTTCCATTGGATTAGTATTGCATCACTTGTTTGGGGTTTGGCACGGCGATCGCCGTTTGAGCGATCGCTATGGGGAAGCCTTTGAAAGTGCCAAACAACGCACTTCAATTATTCCCTTTAAAGCAATTATTGACGGCCGTCAATCTATCTTATGGCAGGAATTTCTTCGTCCTGCTTATTTGGGAGTTGCCATTTTTATCGCTTTGCTTTGGTGGTCGCACCCTCTCTTGATGGAAGTAACTGGTAGGATAACATGGTAA
- a CDS encoding LysR family transcriptional regulator, with the protein MSDLPFTLDQLRILKAIAQEGSFKRAADSLYVSQPAVSLQVQNLERQLDVPLFDRGGRRAQLTEAGHLLLNYGEKILSLCQETCRAIEDLQNLQGGTLIVGASQTTGTYLLPKMIGMFRQKYPDVAVQLHVHSTRRTAWSVANGQVDLAIIGGEIPGELSESLEVVPYAEDELALILPVFHPFAKLETIQKEDLYKLQFIALDSQSTIRKVIDQVLGRCEIDTRRFKVEMELNSIEAIKNAVQSGLGAAFVSTSAIAKELQMGVLHRTPIEGVVVKRTLWLIFNPNRYRSKAAEAFSKEILPQFANPGWNQDVLTFTQKSIVVSTLDIAMPASSGED; encoded by the coding sequence ATGTCTGACCTTCCTTTCACTTTAGATCAGTTACGCATTTTAAAAGCGATCGCCCAAGAAGGAAGCTTCAAGCGTGCCGCTGATAGTCTTTATGTTTCCCAACCTGCTGTCAGCTTGCAAGTCCAAAATCTCGAACGGCAGCTAGATGTCCCTTTATTCGACCGTGGAGGACGACGCGCCCAATTAACTGAAGCAGGGCATCTACTTCTAAATTACGGTGAAAAAATCCTCAGTCTGTGTCAAGAAACCTGCCGCGCCATTGAGGATTTACAAAATCTCCAAGGTGGTACTTTGATTGTCGGTGCTTCTCAAACCACCGGCACTTATCTTTTACCCAAAATGATCGGGATGTTTCGACAAAAATACCCAGATGTGGCAGTGCAATTACACGTCCACTCCACCAGGCGAACTGCTTGGAGTGTGGCTAATGGACAAGTCGATCTAGCGATTATTGGCGGTGAAATTCCTGGTGAACTGTCAGAATCATTGGAAGTTGTTCCTTACGCCGAAGATGAACTAGCGCTGATTTTACCGGTCTTTCATCCCTTTGCCAAACTTGAAACCATCCAAAAAGAAGACCTATATAAATTACAATTCATTGCCCTAGATTCCCAATCGACTATCCGCAAAGTAATTGACCAAGTGCTAGGACGCTGTGAAATTGATACCAGACGTTTTAAAGTTGAAATGGAACTAAATTCCATTGAAGCAATTAAGAATGCTGTGCAGTCTGGCTTAGGGGCTGCTTTTGTTTCCACAAGTGCGATCGCTAAAGAGTTACAAATGGGCGTTCTGCACCGTACTCCCATTGAAGGCGTTGTCGTCAAACGGACTCTGTGGCTGATCTTTAATCCTAATCGCTATCGATCCAAGGCCGCAGAAGCTTTTAGTAAAGAAATTTTGCCCCAGTTTGCTAACCCTGGATGGAATCAAGATGTGTTAACATTTACACAAAAAAGCATAGTGGTAAGTACATTAGATATAGCCATGCCCGCCTCCTCTGGCGAAGACTAA
- a CDS encoding serine/threonine-protein kinase → MEVYCTRPSCPQPRNYFADLDDITTLKTTQQKYCITCGMPLLLDGRYVPTKLLGRGGFGAAFLARDRRIPGMRQCVVKQFQPAGNLTSAQLQQAQIMFEREAEVLAQLGNDHEQIPDLFAFFPVIVNSSQPAHQNQFFYLVQEYIDGQNLEEELVQQGKFSEQRVLEVLQEILKVLRFVHERGIIHRDIKPSNIMRRRDGKLFLLDFGAVKQVTNVALGAASSTGIYSMGFAPPEQMAGGQVFPSTDLYALAVTLITLLTNQEAIQLFDAYSNQWKWHEQVSINPQLADILDKMLLPAANQRFKSAQEVLDALHSQPLAATQLNSPSATLPPQPHQGSNPVVRRQPPTKPAFSTVELLSGAAFSGFEGALIAIALLSLVQSPIVTFVVASVILGILVFVQTKRWIEKFDLLIIPTITFAIIFFLPFLQGGLGIQAVIILSVAAALVAISLTAIFRLIYKLLSLIL, encoded by the coding sequence ATGGAAGTTTACTGTACTCGTCCAAGTTGCCCACAACCACGAAACTATTTTGCCGATTTAGATGATATTACAACGCTGAAAACAACGCAGCAAAAGTACTGTATTACCTGTGGAATGCCACTGCTGCTAGATGGTCGATATGTCCCCACGAAGTTGCTAGGAAGAGGCGGGTTTGGAGCTGCATTTTTGGCACGCGATCGCCGAATCCCAGGAATGCGTCAATGCGTGGTAAAGCAGTTTCAACCAGCAGGAAATTTAACCTCCGCTCAACTGCAACAAGCACAGATAATGTTTGAGAGAGAGGCAGAAGTTTTAGCACAACTTGGTAACGATCACGAGCAAATTCCCGACTTGTTTGCCTTCTTTCCAGTGATAGTTAATAGTTCGCAACCAGCACATCAAAACCAATTTTTTTACTTGGTACAAGAATACATTGATGGGCAAAACTTAGAAGAAGAATTAGTTCAACAGGGCAAATTCTCGGAACAGCGAGTGTTAGAGGTGCTGCAAGAAATCCTAAAGGTGCTAAGGTTTGTCCATGAGCGAGGAATTATCCATAGAGATATAAAACCTTCTAACATTATGCGCCGTCGTGATGGTAAACTTTTTTTACTAGATTTTGGCGCAGTTAAGCAAGTGACAAACGTTGCATTAGGGGCTGCTTCTTCTACAGGAATTTATTCTATGGGATTTGCACCGCCTGAACAGATGGCTGGAGGTCAAGTATTCCCATCTACAGACTTATACGCTTTGGCTGTAACTCTGATTACCTTGTTGACAAATCAGGAGGCAATTCAACTATTTGATGCCTACAGCAATCAGTGGAAATGGCATGAGCAAGTCAGTATCAACCCTCAACTTGCTGATATTTTAGACAAGATGTTACTACCTGCTGCTAATCAGCGTTTCAAGTCAGCCCAGGAAGTTCTAGATGCACTTCATTCACAACCTCTAGCCGCTACACAACTTAATTCGCCCTCCGCAACACTTCCACCACAACCACATCAAGGTTCTAACCCCGTTGTTCGCCGTCAGCCACCAACTAAACCAGCGTTTTCGACAGTGGAATTATTAAGTGGGGCGGCATTTAGTGGATTTGAGGGAGCATTGATAGCGATCGCCCTCCTCAGTCTAGTACAATCACCAATAGTTACTTTTGTTGTTGCATCTGTAATTTTGGGGATACTGGTATTTGTCCAAACCAAACGGTGGATTGAAAAATTCGATTTATTAATTATTCCAACAATTACTTTTGCAATTATTTTCTTTCTCCCCTTTTTACAGGGGGGGCTTGGCATTCAGGCAGTGATAATTTTATCAGTTGCAGCAGCTTTAGTAGCCATTTCACTAACAGCCATATTTCGACTTATTTATAAACTATTATCTCTCATCCTTTAA
- a CDS encoding substrate-binding domain-containing protein produces the protein MSQKNETLSLFLAVVITIGLIFSGLWFLMERWAQLNGTVAKSPETSNTDNSMNQFLSKCNVSNLPEGTFNYGGSTTWAPIRKEVDSVLQSQCPRFVLRYTQPPLSKAGSGTGLRMLIDNQLAFSQSSRSVKAEENAEAQQKGFSLKEISVAIDGIAIAVNHDLNIPGLTVAQLKDIYTGKITNWLQVGGPNLPITVYSRSKESGGTAEFFVENVLNKENFGKNVTFIDTTTEALRKVAASPGGIYYASAPEIVPQCIIKSLPLGRTSNQFVPPYQEPFVPPSECPNKHNHLNSKAFSSGDYAITRNLFVIVKQNGQTDQQAGEAYANWLLTPQGQELIEKAGFVRIK, from the coding sequence ATGTCTCAAAAAAACGAAACACTTAGCCTTTTTTTGGCCGTTGTCATTACTATTGGTTTAATCTTTAGTGGCTTATGGTTTCTTATGGAACGGTGGGCACAACTAAATGGAACTGTTGCTAAATCTCCAGAGACTAGCAACACAGATAATTCCATGAACCAGTTCCTCAGTAAATGTAACGTGTCCAACCTCCCAGAGGGGACATTTAACTATGGTGGTAGCACCACCTGGGCACCGATCCGTAAAGAAGTAGACTCCGTACTCCAAAGCCAGTGCCCTCGGTTTGTTTTACGCTACACTCAGCCTCCATTAAGTAAAGCCGGATCGGGAACTGGCTTGCGAATGTTGATAGACAATCAACTAGCTTTTTCTCAATCTTCTCGTTCAGTCAAGGCTGAAGAAAATGCCGAAGCTCAACAAAAAGGATTTAGCTTAAAAGAAATTTCGGTGGCGATTGATGGAATTGCGATCGCAGTTAACCACGATCTCAATATTCCTGGTTTAACTGTTGCCCAACTCAAAGACATCTACACTGGCAAAATTACTAACTGGCTACAGGTAGGTGGGCCAAACTTACCAATTACAGTCTACTCTCGTAGCAAAGAATCTGGTGGTACAGCGGAGTTCTTTGTCGAAAATGTTCTAAATAAAGAAAATTTTGGTAAAAATGTTACTTTTATTGACACAACAACTGAAGCACTACGAAAAGTAGCTGCAAGTCCTGGGGGGATTTATTATGCTTCTGCCCCAGAGATTGTACCCCAGTGTATTATTAAATCCCTACCATTGGGGCGTACAAGCAATCAATTTGTACCTCCTTACCAAGAACCATTTGTACCTCCATCTGAATGTCCTAATAAACATAATCACTTGAATAGTAAGGCATTTAGTAGTGGAGACTATGCAATTACCCGCAATTTATTTGTAATTGTTAAACAGAATGGTCAAACAGATCAGCAAGCTGGGGAAGCTTATGCAAATTGGCTGTTGACACCCCAAGGTCAAGAACTGATCGAAAAAGCTGGATTTGTCCGAATTAAATAA
- a CDS encoding ABC transporter substrate-binding protein, translating into MSQKNETKILALALLLTVGIVSGGFWWFKNSGVKIGNTATIPNQETGSNSSLQDRISFGEKSLMSGDISLVKKEGVEAIATKSYDHAIANFTAALKLNRNDPETLIFLNNARIDSSKSYTIVVSVPLGTDPNAALEILRGIAQAQNQVNSSGGIKGVPLRVGIASDDDNPEIAKQIASSLVNNSEVLGVVGPNTSDSTLAAGTIYTSGQLVAISPTSTSVKISNFSRYVFRTVPSDFMAARSLGNYMVKTLQKKNAVVFFNSQSNYSQSLKSEFVSSVSLEGGQVSSEFDLSKADFSAAKSLEQATKQGAEVLMLAANTETLDKALQVVQINQKRLTLLAGDDVYNAKTLEIGREQAVGMVLAVPWHIDGDPKSDFPQKSRQLWGADVSWRSALSYDATIALIGALKITPTRFGVQQALTSSDFSATGASGTIRFLASGDRNAPVQLVKIVPGSRSRTGYDFEPVH; encoded by the coding sequence ATGTCACAAAAGAATGAAACCAAAATTTTAGCCTTGGCTCTATTGCTGACAGTTGGCATAGTTAGCGGTGGTTTTTGGTGGTTTAAGAACTCTGGTGTCAAAATTGGTAATACCGCCACTATTCCCAATCAGGAAACAGGTAGCAATTCGTCCTTACAAGACCGCATTAGTTTTGGGGAAAAATCCTTGATGTCGGGTGACATTTCTCTAGTTAAAAAAGAAGGAGTAGAGGCGATCGCTACTAAAAGTTATGATCATGCGATCGCCAATTTCACAGCCGCCCTAAAACTCAACCGTAACGATCCAGAAACCTTAATTTTTCTTAATAATGCCCGCATAGATTCTTCCAAGAGCTACACCATCGTCGTTTCTGTACCATTAGGCACTGACCCCAATGCTGCTTTAGAAATTTTACGTGGCATCGCCCAAGCCCAAAATCAAGTTAATAGCTCTGGGGGAATCAAGGGAGTACCGTTGAGAGTAGGGATAGCTAGCGATGACGACAATCCAGAAATAGCCAAGCAAATCGCTTCCAGCCTAGTCAACAATTCCGAAGTATTAGGTGTAGTTGGGCCGAATACTAGCGATTCCACCTTAGCCGCAGGTACTATCTATACTTCTGGACAGCTTGTAGCAATTTCTCCTACCAGCACATCTGTAAAAATTTCTAACTTTAGCCGCTACGTTTTTCGCACGGTTCCCAGTGATTTTATGGCTGCGAGAAGTTTAGGCAACTATATGGTGAAAACCTTGCAGAAAAAAAATGCAGTGGTTTTCTTTAATTCTCAGAGTAACTATAGCCAGTCTTTAAAGTCGGAGTTTGTTTCATCTGTTTCCCTAGAGGGTGGACAAGTATCCAGCGAATTTGACTTATCCAAGGCGGATTTTAGTGCGGCTAAAAGCCTAGAACAAGCAACTAAGCAAGGTGCAGAAGTATTGATGTTAGCTGCTAACACGGAAACTCTGGATAAAGCACTGCAAGTAGTACAAATTAACCAAAAACGGTTAACTCTGCTGGCGGGAGATGATGTTTACAACGCCAAAACTTTAGAAATTGGCAGAGAGCAAGCTGTGGGGATGGTATTAGCAGTTCCCTGGCATATTGACGGCGATCCGAAGTCAGATTTTCCTCAGAAATCGCGGCAGCTATGGGGTGCTGATGTGAGTTGGCGAAGCGCCCTTAGTTATGATGCTACTATTGCTCTCATTGGGGCATTAAAAATCACTCCCACACGTTTTGGAGTCCAACAAGCACTGACCTCCTCTGATTTTTCTGCCACAGGCGCTTCTGGAACAATTCGATTTTTAGCATCAGGCGATCGCAATGCGCCAGTCCAACTTGTGAAAATCGTTCCTGGTTCTCGCTCTCGTACTGGTTATGACTTTGAACCAGTGCATTGA
- a CDS encoding PEP-CTERM sorting domain-containing protein (PEP-CTERM proteins occur, often in large numbers, in the proteomes of bacteria that also encode an exosortase, a predicted intramembrane cysteine proteinase. The presence of a PEP-CTERM domain at a protein's C-terminus predicts cleavage within the sorting domain, followed by covalent anchoring to some some component of the (usually Gram-negative) cell surface. Many PEP-CTERM proteins exhibit an unusual sequence composition that includes large numbers of potential glycosylation sites. Expression of one such protein has been shown restore the ability of a bacterium to form floc, a type of biofilm.), with translation MLSATPLRRLSQATATAGLGFAMLAAIGTHPAQAVNLKTFNIVGNFASAAEDGSVGLPVNLANASFNGTYTVDVDQLPASSSFVDLTSWNINLVKDNTVLRTLSNSLAGNTAYIQENILAFADAGLLTGQNNNLYSLELDFPSNFTGTGSTNDGKFLDNSDLGSVQSSGLTAVTFVNSEPVPEPSTFAGTVVVATIGFWLKKKQKA, from the coding sequence ATGCTGAGTGCAACACCTTTAAGAAGGTTATCGCAAGCAACTGCCACCGCAGGGCTTGGTTTCGCTATGCTTGCAGCTATTGGCACACATCCTGCCCAGGCTGTCAACTTGAAAACATTTAATATTGTCGGAAATTTTGCTTCTGCGGCCGAGGATGGTTCTGTAGGACTACCTGTTAATTTAGCAAATGCTTCTTTTAACGGGACTTACACAGTAGATGTGGATCAATTACCCGCTTCTAGTTCTTTTGTAGATTTGACAAGTTGGAATATAAACTTAGTCAAAGACAATACTGTTTTGCGAACCTTATCCAACAGTTTGGCGGGCAATACAGCTTACATTCAAGAGAACATCCTTGCTTTTGCAGACGCAGGTTTGTTGACAGGTCAAAACAATAATTTATACAGTCTGGAACTGGACTTTCCTAGCAATTTTACAGGTACGGGTAGTACTAATGATGGGAAATTTTTGGACAACAGCGACCTGGGAAGTGTTCAAAGTTCAGGACTGACTGCCGTTACTTTCGTGAACAGTGAGCCTGTTCCTGAACCTTCAACTTTTGCGGGAACAGTAGTTGTCGCTACTATCGGTTTCTGGCTGAAAAAAAAGCAAAAAGCTTAA